A region of Onychomys torridus chromosome 10, mOncTor1.1, whole genome shotgun sequence DNA encodes the following proteins:
- the Hgfac gene encoding hepatocyte growth factor activator isoform X2, with protein sequence MGQWAWVPSPCPLPRPCPFLLLLLLLVVPRGAQPQAGRNHTESPGPNVTATPVTPMIPVTSGTVNTSVASAPETETEGPRGGRLLPPSSSPPGDQVLTESGQPCRFPFRYGGRMLYSCTSEGSAYRKWCATTHNYDRDRAWGYCAEATLPVEGPAVLDPCASGPCLNGGTCSSTHDHVSYHCACTPAFTGKDCGTEKCFDETRYEYFEVGDHWARVSRAQVEQCSCIEGQTRCEGTHHTACLSSPCLNGGTCHLIVGTGTSICACPLGYAGRFCNIVPAELCILGNGTEYRGVASTTASGLSCLAWNSDLLYQELDVDSVGAAALLGLGPHAYCRNPDKDERPWCYVVKDNALSWEYCQLAACESLVRVQSQPQEVLVALAESAPTARPTCGKRHKKRTFLRPRIIGGSSSLPGSHPWLAAIYIGNSFCAGSLVHTCWVVSAAHCFSNSPPRDSITVVLGQHFFNRTTDVTQTFGIEKYVPYSLYSVFNPSDHDLVLIRLKKKGDRCAVRSQFVQPICLPEAGSSFPTGHKCQIAGWGHMDENVSDYSSSLREALVPLVADHKCSSPEVYGADISPNMLCAGYFDCKSDACQGDSGGPLACEKNGVAYLYGIISWGDGCGRLNKPGVYTRVSNYVDWINDRIRPPRRPAAAS encoded by the exons ATGGGGCAGTGGGCCTGGGTTCCTAGCCCCTGTCCCTTACCCAGGCCATGTcccttcctgctgctcctgctgctgctggtggtgcctCGGGGGGCCCAGCCCCAGGCTGGCAGG AACCACACAGAGTCCCCAGGACCTAATGTCACAGCCACCCCTGTGACTCCCATGATCCCTGTGACCTCTGGGACTGTCAATACCTCAGTAGCAAGTGctccagagacagagactgagggaCCCCGAGGTGGGaggctcctccctccttccagcaGCCCCCCTGGGGACCAAG tgCTCACCGAGTCCGGGCAGCCATGCAGGTTTCCTTTTCGTTATGGGGGCCGAATGCTGTACTCCTGTACCTCAGAGGGAAGTGCCTACCGAAAGTG GTGTGCTACTACACACAACTATGACCGGGACCGAGCCTGGGGCTACTGTGCAGAGGCCACCCTGCCTGTGGAAGGCCCAG CTGTCCTTGATCCTTGTGCCTCTGGGCCCTGCCTCAATGGGGGCACATGTTCCAGTACCCATGACCATGTGTCCTACCACTGTGCATGCACTCCGGCCTTCACCGGCAAGGACTGTGGCACAG AGAAATGCTTTGATGAAACGCGCTATGAGTATTTTGAAGTGGGCGACCACTGGGCCCGTGTGAGCAGGGCACAGGTGGAGCAGTGCAGCTGTATCGAGGGCCAGACCCGGTGTGAAGGCACCCACCACACAG CTTGCCTGAGCAGTCCATGTCTGAACGGAGGCACCTGCCACCTGATTGTGGGCACAGGGACCAGCATCTGCGCCTGCCCACTGGGCTATGCTGGGCGGTTCTGCAACATTG TTCCTGCCGAGCtctgcatcctgggaaatggtaCAGAGTACCGTGGTGTGGCCAGCACTACTGCCTCAGGCCTgagctgcctggcctggaactctgacCTGCTCTACCAGGAGCTGGATGTGGATTCAGTGGGTGCTGCTGCCCTGCTCGgcctgggtcctcatgcttactgTCG GAACCCAGACAAAGACGAGAGGCCTTGGTGCTATGTGGTGAAGGACAATGCGCTGTCGTGGGAGTATTGCCAACTGGCAGCCTGTG AATCCCTGGTCAGAGTCCAGTCCCAACCCCAAGAGGTCCTGGTGGCCCTGGCTGAGTCAGCCCCAACTGCCCGTCCGACCTGTGGCAAGAGGCACAAGAAGAGGACCTTCTTGAGACCACGCATCATCGGTGGCTCATCATCTTTGCCTGGCTCACACCCCTGGCTGGCCGCCATCTACATTGGGAACAGCTTCTGTGCTGGGAGCCTTGTCCACACCTGCTGGGTAGTGTCTGCCGCCCACTGCTTCTCCAACAG TCCCCCCAGGGACAGCATCACAGTGGTGCTGGGTCAGCACTTCTTCAACCGCACAACGGATGTGACACAGACATTTGGCATTGAGAAGTATGTGCCCTACTCCCTGTATTCGGTGTTCAACCCCAGCGACCATGACCTTG TCTTGATTCGGCTGAAGAAGAAGGGGGACCGCTGTGCCGTCCGCTCCCAGTTTGTTCAGCCCATCTGCCTGCCTGAGGCGGGCAGCTCCTTCCCTACCGGACACAAGTGTCAGATTGCAGGCTGGGGCCACATGGACGAGA ATGTGAGTGACTATTCCAGCTCCCTGCGCGAGGCACTGGTGCCCCTTGTGGCGGACCACAAGTGTAGCAGCCCTGAGGTGTATGGTGCCGACATCAGCCCCAACATGCTCTGTGCTGGCTACTTCGATTGCAAGTCTGATGCCTGCCAG GGGGACTCAGGTGGGCCCTTGGCCTGTGAGAAGAACGGTGTGGCTTACCTGTATGGCATCATCAGCTGGGGTGACGGCTGTGGGCGACTCAACAAGCCAGGAGTCTACACTCGTGTGTCCAATTATGTGGACTGGATCAATGATCGCATTCGACCACCCAGGCGACCAGCAGCTGCCTCCTGA
- the Hgfac gene encoding hepatocyte growth factor activator isoform X1 translates to MGQWAWVPSPCPLPRPCPFLLLLLLLVVPRGAQPQAGRNHTESPGPNVTATPVTPMIPVTSGTVNTSVASAPETETEGPRGGRLLPPSSSPPGDQVLTESGQPCRFPFRYGGRMLYSCTSEGSAYRKWCATTHNYDRDRAWGYCAEATLPVEGPAVLDPCASGPCLNGGTCSSTHDHVSYHCACTPAFTGKDCGTEKCFDETRYEYFEVGDHWARVSRAQVEQCSCIEGQTRCEGTHHTACLSSPCLNGGTCHLIVGTGTSICACPLGYAGRFCNIVPAELCILGNGTEYRGVASTTASGLSCLAWNSDLLYQELDVDSVGAAALLGLGPHAYCRNPDKDERPWCYVVKDNALSWEYCQLAACGAGTLRGWGQGRESLVRVQSQPQEVLVALAESAPTARPTCGKRHKKRTFLRPRIIGGSSSLPGSHPWLAAIYIGNSFCAGSLVHTCWVVSAAHCFSNSPPRDSITVVLGQHFFNRTTDVTQTFGIEKYVPYSLYSVFNPSDHDLVLIRLKKKGDRCAVRSQFVQPICLPEAGSSFPTGHKCQIAGWGHMDENVSDYSSSLREALVPLVADHKCSSPEVYGADISPNMLCAGYFDCKSDACQGDSGGPLACEKNGVAYLYGIISWGDGCGRLNKPGVYTRVSNYVDWINDRIRPPRRPAAAS, encoded by the exons ATGGGGCAGTGGGCCTGGGTTCCTAGCCCCTGTCCCTTACCCAGGCCATGTcccttcctgctgctcctgctgctgctggtggtgcctCGGGGGGCCCAGCCCCAGGCTGGCAGG AACCACACAGAGTCCCCAGGACCTAATGTCACAGCCACCCCTGTGACTCCCATGATCCCTGTGACCTCTGGGACTGTCAATACCTCAGTAGCAAGTGctccagagacagagactgagggaCCCCGAGGTGGGaggctcctccctccttccagcaGCCCCCCTGGGGACCAAG tgCTCACCGAGTCCGGGCAGCCATGCAGGTTTCCTTTTCGTTATGGGGGCCGAATGCTGTACTCCTGTACCTCAGAGGGAAGTGCCTACCGAAAGTG GTGTGCTACTACACACAACTATGACCGGGACCGAGCCTGGGGCTACTGTGCAGAGGCCACCCTGCCTGTGGAAGGCCCAG CTGTCCTTGATCCTTGTGCCTCTGGGCCCTGCCTCAATGGGGGCACATGTTCCAGTACCCATGACCATGTGTCCTACCACTGTGCATGCACTCCGGCCTTCACCGGCAAGGACTGTGGCACAG AGAAATGCTTTGATGAAACGCGCTATGAGTATTTTGAAGTGGGCGACCACTGGGCCCGTGTGAGCAGGGCACAGGTGGAGCAGTGCAGCTGTATCGAGGGCCAGACCCGGTGTGAAGGCACCCACCACACAG CTTGCCTGAGCAGTCCATGTCTGAACGGAGGCACCTGCCACCTGATTGTGGGCACAGGGACCAGCATCTGCGCCTGCCCACTGGGCTATGCTGGGCGGTTCTGCAACATTG TTCCTGCCGAGCtctgcatcctgggaaatggtaCAGAGTACCGTGGTGTGGCCAGCACTACTGCCTCAGGCCTgagctgcctggcctggaactctgacCTGCTCTACCAGGAGCTGGATGTGGATTCAGTGGGTGCTGCTGCCCTGCTCGgcctgggtcctcatgcttactgTCG GAACCCAGACAAAGACGAGAGGCCTTGGTGCTATGTGGTGAAGGACAATGCGCTGTCGTGGGAGTATTGCCAACTGGCAGCCTGTGGTGCGGGCACCCTGAGAGGTTGGGGGCAGGGTAGGG AATCCCTGGTCAGAGTCCAGTCCCAACCCCAAGAGGTCCTGGTGGCCCTGGCTGAGTCAGCCCCAACTGCCCGTCCGACCTGTGGCAAGAGGCACAAGAAGAGGACCTTCTTGAGACCACGCATCATCGGTGGCTCATCATCTTTGCCTGGCTCACACCCCTGGCTGGCCGCCATCTACATTGGGAACAGCTTCTGTGCTGGGAGCCTTGTCCACACCTGCTGGGTAGTGTCTGCCGCCCACTGCTTCTCCAACAG TCCCCCCAGGGACAGCATCACAGTGGTGCTGGGTCAGCACTTCTTCAACCGCACAACGGATGTGACACAGACATTTGGCATTGAGAAGTATGTGCCCTACTCCCTGTATTCGGTGTTCAACCCCAGCGACCATGACCTTG TCTTGATTCGGCTGAAGAAGAAGGGGGACCGCTGTGCCGTCCGCTCCCAGTTTGTTCAGCCCATCTGCCTGCCTGAGGCGGGCAGCTCCTTCCCTACCGGACACAAGTGTCAGATTGCAGGCTGGGGCCACATGGACGAGA ATGTGAGTGACTATTCCAGCTCCCTGCGCGAGGCACTGGTGCCCCTTGTGGCGGACCACAAGTGTAGCAGCCCTGAGGTGTATGGTGCCGACATCAGCCCCAACATGCTCTGTGCTGGCTACTTCGATTGCAAGTCTGATGCCTGCCAG GGGGACTCAGGTGGGCCCTTGGCCTGTGAGAAGAACGGTGTGGCTTACCTGTATGGCATCATCAGCTGGGGTGACGGCTGTGGGCGACTCAACAAGCCAGGAGTCTACACTCGTGTGTCCAATTATGTGGACTGGATCAATGATCGCATTCGACCACCCAGGCGACCAGCAGCTGCCTCCTGA